Proteins encoded by one window of Aptenodytes patagonicus chromosome 9, bAptPat1.pri.cur, whole genome shotgun sequence:
- the PLS3 gene encoding plastin-3 isoform X1, whose product MANTTQISKDELEELKEAFAKVDLNSNGFICDYELHELFKEANLPLPGYKVREIIQKLMIDSDKNKDGKISFEEFVYIFQEVKSSDIAKTFRKAINRKEGICAIGGTSELSSEGTQHSYSEEEKYAFVNWINKALENDPDCRHVIPMNPNTDDLFKAVGDGIVLCKMINLSVPDTIDERAINKKKLTPFIIQENLNLALNSASAIGCHVVNIGAEDLREGKPHLVLGLLWQIIKIGLFADIELSRNEALAALLRDGENLEDLMKLSPEELLLRWANFHLENAGWHKINNFSSDIKLTDFGNSVKDSRAYFHLLNQIAPKGQKEGEPQIDINMSGFNEKDDLRRAEYMLQQADRLGCRQFVTPADVVSGNPKLNLAFVANLFNKYPALTKPENQDIDWTLLEGETREERTFRNWMNSLGVNPHVNHLYGDLQDALVILQLYEKIKVPVDWNKVNKPPYPKLGANMKKLENCNYAVDLGKHPAKFSLVGIGGQDLNDGNPTLTLALVWQLMRRYTLNVLEDLGDGQKANDDIIVSWVNQTLKEAGKSTSIQNFKDKTISTSLAVVDLIDAIQPGCINYDLVKTGHLSEDDKQNNAKYAVSMARRIGARVYALPEDLVEVKPKMVMTVFACLMGRGMKRV is encoded by the exons ATGGCCAACACCACACAAATCTCCAAAGATGAGCTGGAGGAACTCAAGGAGGCCTTTGCCAAAGTTG ACCTCAACAGCAACGGGTTCATCTGCGACTACGAGTTGCACGAGCTCTTCAAGGAAGCCAACCTGCCTCTCCCTGGGTACAAAGTGAGAGAGATCATCCAGAAGCTCATGATCGACAGCGACAAGAATAAAGATGGGAAGATTAGTTTTGAAGAGTTTGTCTAT ATTTTCCAAGAGGTGAAAAGCAGCGATATCGctaaaacattcagaaaagcaattaacaggaaggaaggaatctGTGCGATCGGGGGGACCTCAGAGCTTTCCAGCGAGGGAACGCAGCACTCCTACTCAG aggaagaaaaatatgccTTTGTAAACTGGATAAACAAAGCCCTGGAAAATGATCCTGACTGTAGGCACGTTATTCCAATGAACCCAAATACAGATGACCTGTTCAAAGCTGTGGGAGATGGGATTGTGCTATG CAAAATGATTAATCTTTCTGTTCCGGACACGATTGATGAAAGAGCAATTAACAAGAAGAAACTCACACCATTCATAATTCAG GAGAACCTGAACCTGGCATTGAATTCTGCATCCGCCATCGGGTGTCATGTTGTCAATATTGGTGCAGAGGACTTGAGGGAAGGGAAACCCCACCTGGTCCTTGGGCTTCTCTGGCAGATCATTAAGATCGGCTTGTTCGCCGACATTGAGCTCAGCAGAAATGAAG CACTGGCTGCCTTACTTCGTGATGGTGAAAATCTGGAGGACCTTATGAAACTATCCCCAGAAGAGCTGCTCCTAAGATGGGCCAACTTCCACTTGGAAAACGCAGGCTGGCACAAAATCAATAACTTCAGCTCAGATATCAAG CTTACAGATTTTGGTAACTCAGTAAAG GATTCCAGAGCTTATTTCCACCTCCTCAATCAAATTGCACCTAAAGGGCAGAAAGAAGGAGAGCCTCAGATTGATATTAACATGTCGGGTTTCAAT GAAAAGGATGACTTGCGGAGAGCAGAGTACATGCTTCAGCAGGCAGATCGGCTTGGCTGCCGGCAGTTTGTCACGCCAGCTGATGTGGTCAGCGGCAATCCCAAACTGAACCTGGCCTTCGTTGCCAACCTGTTCAACAAGTACCCAGCACTTACCAAGCCTGAAAACCAAGACATCGACTGGACCCTACTGGAAG GAGAGACACGTGAGGAACGGACCTTCCGCAACTGGATGAACTCCCTTGGTGTGAATCCCCATGTAAATCACCTCTATGG CGATCTCCAAGATGCACTGGTAATACTACAATTATATGAAAAGATCAAAGTTCCTGTTGACTGGAATAAGGTTAACAAGCCTCCGTACCCTAAGCTTGGAGCAAATATGAAAAAG CTAGAAAACTGTAACTATGCTGTAGACTTGGGAAAGCATCCAGCTAAATTCTCCCTGGTTGGCATCGGAGGACAGGATCTGAATGACGGAAACCCAACGCTGACACTAGCCTTAGTCTGGCAGTTGATGAGAAG GTACACGCTGAATGTCCTCGAGGACCTGGGCGATGGTCAGAAAGCTAACGATGACATTATAGTCAGCTGGGTAAACCAGACCCTGAAAGAAGCTGGCAAGTCCACCTCCATCCAGAACTTCAAG GACAAAACTATCAGCACAAGTTTGGCGGTTGTGGATTTAATTGATGCAATACAGCCTGGCTGTATCAACTATGACCTTGTAAAGACTGGTCATCTATCGGAAGATGACAAACAAAATAATGCTAA GTATGCTGTGTCCATGGCAAGAAGAATTGGTGCCAGAGTTTATGCTCTTCCAGAAGATCTTGTGGAGGTGAAACCGAAGATGGTCATGACCGTGTTTGCCTGCTTGATGGGCAGAGGAATGAAGCGAGTATAA
- the PLS3 gene encoding plastin-3 isoform X2, producing the protein MANTTQISKDELEELKEAFAKVDLNSNGFICDYELHELFKEANLPLPGYKVREIIQKLMIDSDKNKDGKISFEEFVYIFQEVKSSDIAKTFRKAINRKEGICAIGGTSELSSEGTQHSYSEEEKYAFVNWINKALENDPDCRHVIPMNPNTDDLFKAVGDGIVLCKMINLSVPDTIDERAINKKKLTPFIIQENLNLALNSASAIGCHVVNIGAEDLREGKPHLVLGLLWQIIKIGLFADIELSRNEALAALLRDGENLEDLMKLSPEELLLRWANFHLENAGWHKINNFSSDIKDSRAYFHLLNQIAPKGQKEGEPQIDINMSGFNEKDDLRRAEYMLQQADRLGCRQFVTPADVVSGNPKLNLAFVANLFNKYPALTKPENQDIDWTLLEGETREERTFRNWMNSLGVNPHVNHLYGDLQDALVILQLYEKIKVPVDWNKVNKPPYPKLGANMKKLENCNYAVDLGKHPAKFSLVGIGGQDLNDGNPTLTLALVWQLMRRYTLNVLEDLGDGQKANDDIIVSWVNQTLKEAGKSTSIQNFKDKTISTSLAVVDLIDAIQPGCINYDLVKTGHLSEDDKQNNAKYAVSMARRIGARVYALPEDLVEVKPKMVMTVFACLMGRGMKRV; encoded by the exons ATGGCCAACACCACACAAATCTCCAAAGATGAGCTGGAGGAACTCAAGGAGGCCTTTGCCAAAGTTG ACCTCAACAGCAACGGGTTCATCTGCGACTACGAGTTGCACGAGCTCTTCAAGGAAGCCAACCTGCCTCTCCCTGGGTACAAAGTGAGAGAGATCATCCAGAAGCTCATGATCGACAGCGACAAGAATAAAGATGGGAAGATTAGTTTTGAAGAGTTTGTCTAT ATTTTCCAAGAGGTGAAAAGCAGCGATATCGctaaaacattcagaaaagcaattaacaggaaggaaggaatctGTGCGATCGGGGGGACCTCAGAGCTTTCCAGCGAGGGAACGCAGCACTCCTACTCAG aggaagaaaaatatgccTTTGTAAACTGGATAAACAAAGCCCTGGAAAATGATCCTGACTGTAGGCACGTTATTCCAATGAACCCAAATACAGATGACCTGTTCAAAGCTGTGGGAGATGGGATTGTGCTATG CAAAATGATTAATCTTTCTGTTCCGGACACGATTGATGAAAGAGCAATTAACAAGAAGAAACTCACACCATTCATAATTCAG GAGAACCTGAACCTGGCATTGAATTCTGCATCCGCCATCGGGTGTCATGTTGTCAATATTGGTGCAGAGGACTTGAGGGAAGGGAAACCCCACCTGGTCCTTGGGCTTCTCTGGCAGATCATTAAGATCGGCTTGTTCGCCGACATTGAGCTCAGCAGAAATGAAG CACTGGCTGCCTTACTTCGTGATGGTGAAAATCTGGAGGACCTTATGAAACTATCCCCAGAAGAGCTGCTCCTAAGATGGGCCAACTTCCACTTGGAAAACGCAGGCTGGCACAAAATCAATAACTTCAGCTCAGATATCAAG GATTCCAGAGCTTATTTCCACCTCCTCAATCAAATTGCACCTAAAGGGCAGAAAGAAGGAGAGCCTCAGATTGATATTAACATGTCGGGTTTCAAT GAAAAGGATGACTTGCGGAGAGCAGAGTACATGCTTCAGCAGGCAGATCGGCTTGGCTGCCGGCAGTTTGTCACGCCAGCTGATGTGGTCAGCGGCAATCCCAAACTGAACCTGGCCTTCGTTGCCAACCTGTTCAACAAGTACCCAGCACTTACCAAGCCTGAAAACCAAGACATCGACTGGACCCTACTGGAAG GAGAGACACGTGAGGAACGGACCTTCCGCAACTGGATGAACTCCCTTGGTGTGAATCCCCATGTAAATCACCTCTATGG CGATCTCCAAGATGCACTGGTAATACTACAATTATATGAAAAGATCAAAGTTCCTGTTGACTGGAATAAGGTTAACAAGCCTCCGTACCCTAAGCTTGGAGCAAATATGAAAAAG CTAGAAAACTGTAACTATGCTGTAGACTTGGGAAAGCATCCAGCTAAATTCTCCCTGGTTGGCATCGGAGGACAGGATCTGAATGACGGAAACCCAACGCTGACACTAGCCTTAGTCTGGCAGTTGATGAGAAG GTACACGCTGAATGTCCTCGAGGACCTGGGCGATGGTCAGAAAGCTAACGATGACATTATAGTCAGCTGGGTAAACCAGACCCTGAAAGAAGCTGGCAAGTCCACCTCCATCCAGAACTTCAAG GACAAAACTATCAGCACAAGTTTGGCGGTTGTGGATTTAATTGATGCAATACAGCCTGGCTGTATCAACTATGACCTTGTAAAGACTGGTCATCTATCGGAAGATGACAAACAAAATAATGCTAA GTATGCTGTGTCCATGGCAAGAAGAATTGGTGCCAGAGTTTATGCTCTTCCAGAAGATCTTGTGGAGGTGAAACCGAAGATGGTCATGACCGTGTTTGCCTGCTTGATGGGCAGAGGAATGAAGCGAGTATAA